A portion of the Rhizoctonia solani chromosome 6, complete sequence genome contains these proteins:
- a CDS encoding Transposon Tf2-1 polyprotein yields MSSSNAATPDPNAPPTYVADAVTDPAAAINELRSILSTLHTHTRDAFVDRDNRHNTLQALHSNLQAVVDAIPPPAVPAPLPSLGRPPKGAKLGQFLGKVQDVERFLQDLKDDIELQGSSFATDRQKVLYMITFLRDTQTAHDWVAGTRVSHPNYFNDFKTFTDAFEAHFGSPNKVDEALCKLNALKQSGSASSYAARFREISAALPQEEFFLSNMFFNGLKQEVQRWILQLPDGKNGSLDDLVTRAIDSDNRLHKWSRNTRSTSASGTSPKPPTTSTTPSTFQTTAGPAPMELGATCIMKPLNPTEKERSPQREEQLQGQGLGKSYPASLSAIGPAGTSLSVTTPTSPAPIARTRSDSCRSSCPASTFPSLILSASFSDPPHFYVPLVLSVPGSDPISTYGFLDSGASCSHISESFALAHSLPTCRLDIPQIVHTVDNRPLLSGALTDKCLATVSIGDIHFEQLALGVVSMSYPVILGFDWLRSHNPTINWESGTLTLSCCRVDAPGPLVILSVDPSLFVTPASPTPEPGHSLGPSPIFSTHIVSAETPTIKPSPVALPPSPSVAPLGPSPSHSDSATPPRSPDIWLVGAAQFSKYACRSGNFTGRISFSPIHSISSASPADPAASTPEDCKRKIRSSLPEPYWDFASVFDPVKVDTLPPRRPYNMKIDLEDGKTPPFGPIYLLTQDKRAALADYIDKNLAKGFICRSTSSAASPILFVKRKSGKLCLCVNYQGLNAITKRNRYPLPLISDLLNRVNGCKIFSKINLKNAFNLIRIAAGDEWKTAFCTNLGLFEYLVMPFGLTNAPATFQALIQDVLRDLLDITCVVYLDDILIFSCSKSEHIDHVRAVLKRLQAHGLFANAKKCEFHRTKVEYLGYLITVNGISMHPSKLESISSWPVPRSVKDIQSFLGFTNFYRRFIAHYALICKPLNNLTHKDVPLGPQGSLTLTDNALRSFNDLKEAFQSRPVLRHFNPVLPSTLLTDASDFAILGIHCQPDGSGALHPVAFFLRKLTPAKINYKIYDKEMLAIVESLRHMRPWLLGTLTPVSIVTDHRNLEYFMSTRVLNRQQARWSLFLADFNFSLSYAPGSCNPADAPSRRPDYVPKEGDRTLTGQQQLLLGPRHFAPLANASALHVCALSSFISAPIHSQLAATFSVGDPDFLSRLKQAVASDSQWLEALKSNDPDFRSANGTALHRNKLYVPAPLRVEVLRSRHDAILAGHPGRAGTFELVSRNFSWPGLCCFVRAYVTGCDLCARTKAEQHRPYGLLQPLKVPSRPWKSISMDFIVKLPTSHGCDTIWVVVDCFLKMAHFIPTVETIKAPDLARLFLQHIFQAHGLPDTIISDRGSIFVSQFWTRLHELIGVRLKHSTAYHPRTNGQTERINQILKAYLRCYTSYQQDDWVDYLPLAEFAYNNRTLSSSQQSPFYANYGFHPTFEPRINSDTTVPAAEDLSARLSLIHDELRAKLTHSQADAAQQFNRSVKPAPNFIIGDRVWLLRCNIKTTRPSDKLNYRKLGPFKIVAARGPVSFQLELPPSLSCLHPVFHVSLLEPYHSPSDIPGRVEPAPPPVFLDGDSTPWREVDKILDCRKIGRRYDYFVSWKGLTPDENSWVPLLDMSTGLNELIERFHCRTTNRRLPRPPPLLLYPTKPRGPPSNNSPLNPSTPDDNAAAPFEPVRLPTPPPERHVGYTPATQTTLRSGRVSHPCPRPDTSPPPTKRSSKRLTGARP; encoded by the exons ATGTCCTCTAGCAACGCCGCCACGCCTGACCCCAACGCTCCTCCGACTTACGTCGCTGACGCCGTTACGGACCCTGCTGCTGCCATCAATGAGCTTCGCTCCATCCTATCTACCCTACACACCCACACTCGTGATGCCTTTGTCGACCGCGATAACCGTCACAACACCCTCCAAGCCCTTCACAGCAACCTCCAAGCCGTCGTCGATGCCATTCCCCCACCTGCTGTTCCGGCTCCCCTTCCTTCTTTGGGACGTCCACCCAAAGGTGCCAAGCTTGGTCAATTTTTGGGCAAGGTCCAGGACGTCGAGCGATTCCTCCAAGACCTCAAGGACGACATCGAGCTTCAAGGTTCCTCGTTTGCTACAGACCGCCAAAAGGTCCTGTATATGATCACTTTCCTTCGCGACACTCAAACGGCTCATGACTGGGTTGCTGGTACTCGAGTTTCTCACCCCAACTACTTCAACGATTTCAAAACTTTCACCGATGCCTTTGAAGCCCACTTCGGCTCTCCTAACAAGGTCGATGAGGCTCTTTGCAAGCTTAACGCTCTCAAGCAATCTGGCTCCGCCTCTTCGTATGCCGCCCGCTTCCGCGAGATCAGCGCCGCTCTCCCTCAAGAGGAGTTCTTTTTGTCAAATATGTTCTTTAACGGACTCAAACAGGAGGTCCAACGTTGGATTCTCCAGCTCCCTGACGGCAAAAACGGCTCCCTCGACGACTTAGTCACTCGTGCTATTGACAGCGATAACCGTCTACACAAATGGTCTCGCAACACTCGTTCCACCTCAGCCTCCGGCACCTCTCCTAAGCCACCTACCACTTCCACTACTCCTTCGACCTTTCAGACGACCGCCGGCCCTGCCCCCATGGAGCTTGGCGCTACTTGCATCATGAAACCCCTCAATCCAACCGAGAAGGAACGTT CTCCTCAAAGAGAAGAACAAttgcaagggcaagggcttGGGAAAAGCTACCCCGCAAGCCTAAGCGCCATAGGCCCCGCGGGTACGTCTCTCTCGGTCACGACTCCTACATCTCCCGCGCCAATTGCCAGGACAAGGTCCGATTCCTGTCGATCTAGTTGCCCCGCTTCCACATTTCCGTCTTTAATTTTATCGGCCTCTTTCTCTGACCCGCCTCATTTTTACGTGCCTCTCGTCTTGTCTGTTCCCGGCTCCGATCCTATTTCTACTTATGGATTTTTGGATTCTGGTgcttcttgttctcataTTTCTGAATCTTTTGCCTTGGCTCACTCTCTCCCCACTTGCCGTTTGGATATTCCTCAGATTGTTCATACTGTAGATAACCGCCCACTTCTTTCCGGGGCTCTTACGGACAAATGCCTAGCCACGGTCTCTATCGGAGACATTCATTTTGAACAACTCGCGCTGGGTGTAGTGTCTATGAGCTACCCTGTTATTCTTGGTTTTGATTGGCTTCGCTCTCACAACCCTACCATCAATTGGGAGTCTGGTACTCTCACCCTTTCTTGCTGCCGTGTGGACGCACCCGGCCCGCTCGTCATCCTCTCTGTAGACCCGTCGCTTTTCGTCACCCCCGCCAGTCCCACCCCCGAACCAGGCCACAGCCTAGGTCCCAGTCCTATTTTTTCCACGCATATAGTCTCTGCGGAGACTCCGACGATCAAACCAAGCCCGGTCGCGTTGCCCCCTTCCCCTTCCGTCGCCCCCTTGGGCCCCAGTCCGTCTCATAGCGACTCTGCAACCCCTCCCCGTAGCCCCGATATTTGGCTAGTTGGCGCAGCCCAATTTTCAAAGTACGCTTGCCGATCAGGCAACTTCACTGGACGaatttcattttctcctATTCATTCAATCTCGTCAGCTTCACCCGCCGATCCCGCCGCTTCTACCCCTGAAGATTGCAAGCGCAAGATTCGCTCTTCCCTCCCAGAACCTTACTGGGACTTTGCCTCGGTTTTCGACCCTGTCAAGGTCGATACCCTCCCTCCCCGGCGGCCTTACAATATGAAAATTGATCTTGAAGACGGCAAGACTCCTCCTTTTGGCCCTATTTATTTGCTCACTCAAGACAAACGTGCCGCTCTTGCCGACTACATTGACAAGAATCTCGCTAAAGGTTTTATTTGCCGTTCTACCTCTTCGGCCGCCTCCCCTATCCTCTTCGTCAAACGCAAGTCCGGCAAACTTTGCCTCTGTGTCAACTACCAAGGTCTTAatgcaattactaagcgtAACCGTTACCCGTTACCGCTCATTTCTGACTTGCTCAATCGGGTCAATGGTTGCAAGATATTCTCGAAAATCAACTTGAAAAATGCTTTCAATCTTATTCGCATAGCCGCTGGCGACGAGTGGAAAACCGCTTTTTGCACTAACCTCGGCCTCTTCGAGTACCTTGTTATGCCATTTGGGCTCACGAACGCTCCCGCTACTTTCCAGGCACTCATTCAGGATGTCTTACGCGACTTACTCGACATTACTTGCGTTGTCTACCTTGACGACATTCTTATTTTCTCTTGCTCCAAGTCTGAACACATTGACCACGTCCGGGCCGTTCTCAAACGCCTTCAAGCCCACGGACTGTTTGCAAACGCTAAGAAATGCGAATTTCATCGCACCAAAGTTGAGTACCTTGGCTATCTTATTACTGTCAATGGTATCTCTATGCACCCTTCAAAGCTTGAATCTATCTCTTCCTGGCCTGTCCCTCGCTCCGTCAAGGATATTCAGTCCTTCCTTGGTTTTACCAATTTTTACCGTCGCTTTATCGCCCATTACGCCTTGATCTGCAAGCCGTTGAACAATCTTACCCACAAGGACGTTCCCCTTGGTCCTCAAGGATCCCTCACGCTCACAGACAACGCTCTCCGTTCCTTCAATGACCTCAAAGAGGCCTTCCAATCCAGGCCGGTCCTTCGTCATTTCAACCCGGTTCTTCCCTCAACCCTCTTGACCGACGCCTCGGATTTTGCTATTTTGGGTATTCACTGCCAGCCCGACGGGTCCGGCGCCCTTCACCCGGTCGCTTTCTTTTTGCGCAAGCTCACCCCCGCCAAAATCAATTACAAGATTTACGACAAAGAGATGTTGGCCATCGTCGAGTCTCTACGCCATATGCGCCCCTGGCTCCTTGGCACTTTGACTCCCGTTTCCATTGTCACCGACCACCGAAACCTCGAGTACTTCATGTCCACTCGAGTTCTCAACCGCCAACAGGCCCGCTGGTCCCTTTTCCTTGCCGACTTCAATTTTAGCCTTTCTTATGCTCCCGGATCTTGCAATCCCGCCGATGCTCCCTCCCGCCGTCCCGACTACGTCCCAAAGGAGGGGGATAGGACCCTCACGGGCCAGCAGCAGCTCTTGCTTGGTCCTCGACACTTTGCTCCGCTTGCCAACGCCTCTGCGctgcatgtatgcgcgctTTCCTCGTTCATTTCAGCCCCTATTCATTCCCAGCTTGCTGCTACCTTCTCTGTTGGCGACCCCGATTTTCTCTCTCGCCTCAAACAGGCAGTCGCTTCCGATTCTCAATGGCTTGAGGCCCTCAAATCCAACGATCCGGATTTCCGCTCAGCCAACGGTACTGCTTTACACCGCAACAAGCTCTACGTTCCAGCCCCCCTTCGCGTCGAGGTCTTACGCTCCCGCCACGACGCTATTCTTGCCGGCCACCCTGGTCGCGCTGGTACCTTCGAGCTCGTTTCTCGCAACTTCTCTTGGCCCGGcctttgttgttttgttCGCGCTTACGTTACCGGTTGCGACCTCTGCGCTCGCACCAAGGCCGAACAACATCGCCCCTACGGCCTTCTTCAGCCTCTCAAGGTTCCCTCCCGCCCTTGGAAGTCTATCTCTATGGATTTCATTGTAAAGCTCCCCACCTCTCACGGCTGCGACACTATTTGGGTCGTTGTCGATTGCTTTTTGAAGATGGCTCATTTTATTCCCACTGTTGAGACTATCAAGGCCCCAGACTTGGCTCGACTTTTCCTTCAACACATCTTCCAAGCTCACGGTCTCCCCGACACTATCATTTCCGACCGCGGCTCTATCTTTGTTTCTCAATTCTGGACTCGTCTTCACGAACTCATCGGCGTCCGTCTCAAACATTCGACTGCCTATCATCCTCGCACCAACGGTCAAACCGAGCGCATCAACCAAATCCTCAAAGCTTACTTGCGCTGCTACACGTCTTATCAACAGGATGACTGGGTCGATTACTTGCCGCTTGCTGAGTTCGCCTACAACAACCGTACCTTGTCCAGCTCTCAACAATCCCCCTTTTACGCCAACTACGGCTTCCACCCCACTTTCGAGCCTCGTATCAACTCCGATACGACCGTTCCCGCCGCCGAAGACCTCTCCGCTCGTCTTTCCCTCATCCATGACGAGCTTCGAGCCAAACTTACTCACTCACAGGCCGACGCCGCCCAGCAATTCAACCGATCCGTCAAGCCTGCCCCTAACTTCATTATTGGCGATCGTGTCTGGCTCTTACGCTGCAACATCAAGACTACTCGCCCATCTGACAAGCTCAATTACCGCAAGCTCGGCCCGTTCAAGATTGTTGCCGCTCGCGGCCCCGTCTCTTTCCAGCTTGAACTTCCGCCTTCTCTCTCTTGTCTTCACCCCGTCTTCCACGTCTCGCTCTTAGAACCTTACCACTCCCCTTCGGACATTCCTGGTCGTGTCGAACCCGCTCCCCC